A single region of the Salarchaeum japonicum genome encodes:
- a CDS encoding carboxymuconolactone decarboxylase family protein: MDIRGEPRVPYVESREELPESQRDVYDRVTAGRGKVIGPFGVLLHSPVLAGRVADLGSYLRFESALPEGLRELAIVVSGREFDAAFEWAVHAPLAREAGVSEAALDAVLDDAPVDDLPATEGLVIRYGRELWRDHEVADETYRAAEDAFGVQGVVDLTALLGYYGLVACVLNAFEVLPAAETPL; encoded by the coding sequence ATGGATATTCGTGGTGAGCCGCGGGTGCCGTACGTCGAGTCGCGCGAGGAACTCCCGGAGTCGCAGCGCGATGTCTACGACCGGGTAACCGCGGGTCGAGGCAAGGTAATCGGGCCGTTCGGTGTGCTCCTCCACAGTCCGGTGCTGGCGGGTCGTGTGGCGGATTTGGGGAGCTATCTGCGGTTCGAGAGCGCGCTCCCGGAGGGCTTGCGGGAGTTGGCCATCGTGGTGTCGGGCCGGGAGTTCGACGCGGCGTTCGAGTGGGCGGTGCACGCGCCGCTCGCGCGCGAGGCGGGCGTGAGCGAGGCCGCGCTGGACGCCGTACTGGACGACGCGCCGGTGGACGACCTCCCCGCGACGGAGGGGCTGGTGATTCGATACGGTCGCGAACTCTGGCGCGACCACGAAGTCGCGGACGAGACGTATCGCGCGGCGGAAGACGCGTTCGGCGTGCAGGGCGTCGTGGATCTCACCGCACTGCTGGGATACTACGGGCTCGTCGCGTGCGTGCTGAACGCGTTCGAGGTGTTGCCGGCGGCGGAGACGCCGCTATAG